From Woronichinia naegeliana WA131, the proteins below share one genomic window:
- the tnpA gene encoding IS200/IS605 family transposase, with product MLLLPEYKTHNHVKFLLNYHFVFIPKRRKQVLVGEVATRTRQIFMELALEKGWDILALEVAPDHVHLFVAVKPSDAPHLVVKAFKGRSSHHLRKEFPHLLRLPSLWTSSYFVSTAGNISSETVKKYIEDPHHAAN from the coding sequence ATGTTACTACTACCAGAATATAAAACCCACAACCACGTTAAGTTCTTGCTTAATTACCACTTTGTCTTTATCCCAAAGCGGAGAAAGCAAGTTTTAGTGGGAGAGGTGGCAACTAGGACTAGACAGATATTTATGGAACTAGCCCTCGAAAAAGGGTGGGATATACTGGCATTAGAAGTTGCGCCAGATCATGTTCATCTTTTCGTTGCCGTGAAACCCTCTGATGCTCCCCATCTCGTTGTGAAGGCTTTTAAGGGGCGATCAAGTCATCATCTCAGAAAGGAATTTCCTCATTTATTGAGATTACCTAGTCTGTGGACAAGTAGCTATTTTGTTAGCACTGCGGGTAACATCAGTAGTGAAACGGTCAAAAAATATATTGAAGACCCTCATCATGCAGCCAATTAG
- a CDS encoding RNA-guided endonuclease TnpB family protein gives MAKPRKMMGVQQILLSPSKDTKVILEYVCSESNKLHNCAVYYARQVWFKSRRFVSGFELVNEMGKNRHFSALSSEAAVQTCLSVGESISSFARLLSQFNKGELEQKPRMPNYRRTGYQVVSFPKRCLKLVNGQVRLPLGLQTKAWFGLKEFFIPMPSNLDFDKIKELRILPRNNCFYAEFVYAVEPIKNGFALSRVLGLDHGINNWLTGVSTVGTKFIIDGRQIKSINQWYNKQVARLMTDKPHGFWSNRLASLTEKRNRQMRDAINKAARLVINHCIENQIGTIVFGWNQGQKQKVNLGDKTNQNFVQIPTGRLKERIKQLCLLYDLRFVETEESYTSQSSFLDADEIPVYGEKPDEWKSSGKRIKRGLFRAADGSVISADCNGAANILRKVAVTLGLDLSGISRGALTTPLRLRFWAIQESQCLQA, from the coding sequence GTGGCAAAACCTAGGAAAATGATGGGAGTCCAGCAAATCCTGTTAAGCCCCAGCAAGGATACGAAGGTAATCCTGGAATATGTCTGCTCGGAGTCTAATAAGCTGCATAACTGCGCGGTTTATTATGCTCGCCAGGTCTGGTTCAAAAGTCGTCGTTTTGTCTCTGGATTTGAGCTTGTCAACGAGATGGGAAAGAATAGGCATTTCTCAGCCCTTTCCTCTGAGGCTGCTGTTCAAACCTGTTTATCGGTCGGAGAATCAATTAGCTCTTTTGCCAGGTTACTCTCACAATTCAATAAAGGTGAGTTAGAACAGAAGCCTCGAATGCCCAATTATCGGAGGACTGGCTATCAAGTTGTATCTTTCCCTAAGCGATGTTTGAAATTAGTCAACGGACAAGTAAGATTGCCGCTAGGCTTGCAGACAAAAGCATGGTTTGGGTTAAAGGAGTTTTTTATTCCGATGCCGTCTAACCTTGACTTTGATAAAATCAAGGAATTGCGTATCTTGCCCAGAAACAATTGTTTTTATGCTGAATTTGTTTATGCAGTTGAGCCGATTAAAAACGGATTTGCTCTATCGAGGGTATTGGGGTTAGATCACGGAATAAATAACTGGTTAACAGGAGTAAGCACTGTCGGCACTAAATTCATTATTGACGGCAGACAGATAAAATCCATTAACCAATGGTACAACAAGCAAGTCGCTAGGTTAATGACCGACAAACCACATGGGTTTTGGTCTAATCGTTTAGCTTCATTGACTGAAAAACGAAATCGCCAAATGCGAGATGCAATCAATAAAGCTGCGAGGCTTGTAATTAATCACTGCATTGAGAACCAAATTGGAACCATTGTTTTTGGATGGAATCAAGGTCAAAAGCAGAAGGTTAATCTAGGCGACAAAACTAACCAAAATTTTGTTCAAATTCCAACTGGGAGACTAAAAGAACGAATCAAGCAACTATGCTTGTTGTATGATCTTCGGTTTGTTGAAACAGAAGAAAGTTATACGTCTCAATCCAGCTTTTTAGATGCCGATGAGATTCCTGTGTACGGTGAAAAACCCGATGAATGGAAGTCTTCAGGTAAGCGTATTAAAAGGGGACTGTTCCGAGCGGCTGATGGTTCTGTGATTAGCGCAGACTGTAATGGAGCGGCCAATATTTTACGAAAGGTAGCGGTAACACTTGGGCTTGACCTAAGTGGAATCAGTAGAGGTGCTTTGACTACACCTTTGAGGCTCAGATTTTGGGCTATTCAAGAATCTCAGTGTCTTCAGGCCTGA
- a CDS encoding DUF1517 domain-containing protein, whose amino-acid sequence MIRNRFGIIHFLEASIMGIGDRFNQLTGKTRYVVSRIFLYLRGQEIAPLLGTLNQAGRETVDADGDLEVAGEGLVNICQSLLQLKLHWESAANEGEVFWKEGEAGDFVNELFTDSAQRYLSDIRQDPLAEDEPLTLPITSNLVVMITVAFTGEVADLETNLADREALEYGLKALINLHYQHRLEAIQVHFSPAQLGDELTSEQVLLNFPELVPI is encoded by the coding sequence GTGATCAGAAACAGATTTGGTATTATTCATTTTTTAGAGGCCAGCATTATGGGTATCGGCGATCGCTTTAATCAATTGACAGGGAAAACCCGCTATGTGGTCTCTCGTATTTTTCTTTATTTACGAGGGCAAGAAATTGCACCCTTATTGGGAACCTTAAATCAAGCAGGACGAGAAACGGTGGATGCCGATGGCGATTTGGAAGTGGCTGGGGAAGGCTTAGTCAATATTTGCCAATCTCTACTTCAGTTAAAACTTCATTGGGAATCGGCGGCGAATGAGGGTGAAGTCTTTTGGAAAGAAGGAGAAGCGGGAGATTTTGTCAATGAATTGTTTACCGATTCGGCCCAACGTTATCTTTCTGATATCAGACAAGATCCCTTGGCCGAAGATGAACCTCTGACCTTGCCAATTACCAGCAATCTGGTGGTGATGATTACCGTTGCGTTTACCGGGGAAGTTGCGGATTTGGAAACCAACCTGGCGGATAGAGAAGCCCTAGAGTATGGATTGAAAGCTCTGATTAATCTTCATTATCAGCATCGGCTAGAAGCAATCCAAGTTCATTTTTCTCCTGCCCAATTAGGTGACGAGTTAACCAGTGAACAGGTACTATTAAACTTTCCAGAGTTAGTCCCCATTTAA